A window of the Virgibacillus pantothenticus genome harbors these coding sequences:
- a CDS encoding SurA N-terminal domain-containing protein, translated as MKKWIIFALTLTLAMVLAACGGDNEEDKTAQQEEQQEEGNTEDGGKQPEPVKITDEEKVDKGKAVVSVNGEEIKGDRYNPAYLQLKTMNTQFNQDVDNDQLKQQTIDMLVNQQLINQDASDKGIEVSDDEVQKEFDTIKKEGAERLNTALEQFQLNEDQFKSMLRDNLITSQYLESEFDIKVTDKEVEDYYKQIKEQSEEIGKLEDLKDRIKQTLKEEKTNEQLQKRVDALKKDAKVETFI; from the coding sequence ATGAAAAAGTGGATCATATTTGCATTAACCTTAACGCTGGCAATGGTATTAGCTGCTTGCGGAGGAGACAATGAAGAGGATAAAACGGCACAACAAGAGGAGCAACAGGAAGAAGGCAATACAGAAGACGGAGGAAAACAGCCGGAGCCTGTTAAAATAACGGATGAAGAAAAAGTTGATAAAGGAAAAGCTGTGGTTTCTGTAAATGGTGAAGAAATAAAAGGAGATCGTTACAACCCTGCTTATTTGCAGTTGAAAACGATGAATACACAGTTTAATCAAGATGTGGATAATGATCAGTTAAAACAACAAACGATAGATATGCTTGTAAATCAACAATTAATAAATCAGGACGCTTCCGATAAAGGGATTGAAGTATCGGATGATGAAGTACAGAAAGAATTTGATACCATTAAAAAAGAAGGCGCAGAACGCTTAAATACTGCTTTGGAACAATTTCAGCTGAACGAAGACCAATTTAAAAGCATGTTAAGAGATAATCTGATCACTTCGCAATACTTGGAGTCCGAATTTGACATAAAAGTAACAGATAAAGAAGTGGAAGATTATTATAAACAAATCAAGGAACAAAGTGAAGAAATAGGCAAACTAGAAGATTTGAAAGATCGAATCAAGCAAACCCTAAAAGAAGAAAAAACAAATGAACAATTACAAAAACGAGTAGATGCACTAAAGAAAGATGCCAAAGTTGAAACATTCATATAA